The stretch of DNA TAAGGCGGCCCTCCATTGATGCGTTGGTAAGGTCCTCTATCTTTTTATAGATAGCTTCCCTATCGGGATGATTTTTTAATGATATGCGTGCTAACTCGTCTAAAGCTTCTACTTGTGTAAAGGTGCTATCGAAATCTATTATAAAAAACTGGTCCATTTTGGGGGTATGCAAATACTAATTGCAAATGTGCAAAAATTTTGCGGATGTGGCGATGGTAAACAAGTAAAGCCGTTACACTTGCTGTAACGGCTTTAGCCTAACTGTATTTTAACAATTATCTCTAATAGTTCAGTATCGTAAACTCAACACGCCTGTTTTGTGCGCGGCCTTCTTCGGTATCGTTAGTAGTAACAGGCCTGCTTTTGCCATAGCCGCTAGCTTTTAATCTGCCCTGTATAATGCCTTTAGTTGTCAGATATTTTACTACGGCCATAGCTCGCGCAGCTGATAGCTTGTTGTTGGCATCGTCTGATCCAACATTATCAGTGTGGCCTCCAAGTTCAATTTCCAGTTTAGGCTTGGCTTGCAGCAGGGCAACTAAACGGTTAAGATCAGGGAACGACTCGGGTTTAAGGTCAGCTTTGCCAAACTCAAAAAATATGTTGTTGATGCGCACTACCTGGCCTTTTTCTATTGGTACCATATAAAGATCGCGGGTTATCTCTTTATACTCCCCTGCTTTTAAAAGGTCTAGGTTGTCGGCTATCGGTATAAAGTTTTCCTGGCTCGAGTTAAAGCCATAGTTTTTACCATAAGGTAAAACTATTTGGTATGCACCGGTGGCGGGGTCGCTAATAGCTATACCTTCGTTATTACCGTTTGCCAGGTCCTCATAAATAATGGCCGCTTCAATTGGCTCCAGTGTTTTTTTGTTTAGTACACGGCCCTTAACAAACACTACCGGCAGGGGTTTAATATTGTCGTTTAGTTTAATACGCACAATATCGCCTAATCCCTGGCCGCCAGCTTTAGCACTTATCATGTAAGCGTAATCGCCCCGTGCATCTAAAGAGAAATACGATTCAAAGCTTTCAGAGTTTACACTTGGGCCAAGGTTTACAGGCTCCGTCCATTTTTGCCAGGTATCATCTAAGCGGGTAGTTTTGTAAATATCGTTGCTGCCCAAGCCGCCCGGCCTGCTGCTGCTAAAATAAAGGGTTTTATTATCTGATGCCACAAAAGGCGAAATCTCATCATCGGCTGTGTTTAGCGCTTTAATAGGCACCGGCCTGGAGAAGCTACCATCTACCTTTTTAAAAGAGATGTACAGGTCATTGTCTGCTGCATCTTTCACTTCGCTAAAATAAAAAAGCAGCGCCTTGCCGTCGGGTGTTAAAAAGCTGCCTATGTATTTGCCTTTTACCATATCTGTAAAGCCATCTATATCTATACCAACGGGTGTTTTCCAGCCGGTAAGGCTACGGCTTACAAACGAGTAACCGGTACCGGTTATGCGCTGGCCATTTTTAAAATAGCCTTTTATCATAATGGTGTTATTATCAGGCGATATATTAGTAACGGCAGAGTGTGTTAAGCCGTTATTGAACGGCGCAGCCATGTAACGGGCAAGCGTCCATTCGCCTTTGTCATCCTGTTTGGCATACCATAGGCTTTGTACCTCGTCATTAGCCTGCTTGCGAAACATCTCGCGCAAAAAATATATCTCGCGGCCATCTGCCGATATAACCGGTGCTAATTCGGCATAGCGGGTATTTATTTTAGGCCCCAAATTTACAGGCAGGTAAGCATCCTGCGCATAAACGCTAAGCATAGCAATTGTTAATAAAAAAAGGCCGGTTAATTTTTTGATCATGGTTGTTTAAATAAAAAGCAGAGGGCGATAACCCTCTGCTTAATAATATATGGTTGATTTATTTGATAAGGTCGACCCTTGATATCAGGATCTTGTCGCCCTTTTCGGTCTCGCTAAAAAACAGGCTGTAATTGCCCAGGCGAGTATCGCTTACGTTAGGGAACAGGTAAAACTTTTTCTTTTCGTCCTCGCCCAAAAATTTAAAGTCAGACAGTTGCCCGTCGCTGATATTGATACTGCCATATTCCATATTATATAATGGCGACCAAGTAGTAGTAGTAGAGTTTGAGCTAAAACCAAAGGTGGTATTGCTTTCTTTATGTATAGATTTTGCCATACGCATCATCCAATAAAGGCTTTTACCATCGCCCGACTCCTGTATAAAACTGCGGGAAGGGATCATGTCTGATGTAAGCGGAGATGAGTTAAAAAAGCCACTGGTTTTGCTTTGATCTAAAAACACCCCATAATTACGTTTTAACTGCCCGCCCTGGTCAAACTGGAACATATATACGCCTTTGTAGCTGCGGCCTTTTTTTATCTTTTTAAAGTCCTGCCCGTTTACAAATACATCGCCCGATTTTGAGAAGGATATGCCATTGATAACAAAGCTTTTTCCGTCAAATTCTGCAAACTTCTTTTGCCCCTCGGGCTTAGCTTGTTTCTTTTCAAACTCGTCGATAGAAGGGTTGCTCAGAAAATCGAATTTTCCGTTGCTTATTTTACCTATCTGGAAGTTGGTATATTTAAGCTCATCCAATATGCCGTCTATTTTAGATTGGGTTATACCAAAATCCGCACTGCCCGATAGCATGGCAAAACCTGCCTTTAGCCCCCCTGCATTTGATTCGTCCTTCTCATCATCGTCTGCCGATGTGGTTGGCACCATAACGGTTTTATAAATTTGATTAATGTATTTATCCTCGTTTTTATTATTTGCCGAACCATAAAGGAATACCGAGCCATCGTGGTCATAAGCGCCTAAAACCCTCCAGCCGTTTGATGGTGATGCAAAACTAAATTTTTCTACTACCTCGCCCTGCGTGTTCAGGCGTATGTAGGTAAAGTTGTTTTGTTTCGGGTCAGCAATATCTTTACTGATGCCCGAGCCTTGCTGCGGGGCAAAAACCATTATCCAATCGCGTGGGTAATCATCATTGTCAAGTTCAGAATTATCGTCTTCCAGGGCCGCCGAAAAAACCGGGATGTTGGGGTATTGAAACTCGAGCTTACCAACAGTTTTAATGTTAACCTCATTGTCGCAGCTTAAAATGTCATAGTGCATCATAGAGCCTGCCAGGTCATTCTTTTTATCCTGGCGGCCTGCAATAACCAACACGGTACTATCCGGCTTCACCTCGTAGGCGCCACCTCTAAAAATATATTGCTCGCCACTGGCTTCATTTTTTGGTTTAACTTTCTCCAGCTGTTTTATTGATTTATTGTAGCTGCCGGTTAACCATAAGTATTTCCAGGTGATCTCTTTTTTGCGAAACACCAGTTTGCCCGATAAATTGGCTGATGCGCTTAAGCTGTGCGATATGTAACTATCACCTTTAAAGTTGAACCATTTGTATTTCTTTTTCATTTCTTCCTGCGGTTGCTCATCCTTTACGGTGTTTAGCAGGTTTAATTCTTTATCGTAAGTATACACCTCGCGCCTAACCATCTTTTTTGTGGTCGATCGTAAAACAAACACCATATCAAAGGTTTCCTTAACCGGGTCAACCACCACACCACCCAGGTAGCCGTTTTTTGCTTTGCGTGATATGTCGTAGCTTTTTTCAAGTATGGGTAATTGTGCATGTGCAAATGTTGAGACAAGCATCATAAAGCAGATGCTTGGGAGTAATAGTTTAATTTTCATGATCAGGGATTATTGTTTTTCTCAAATTTACCCCTGGCGCCAAAGGCAGGCAATACCGTGGAAAGGGTATATTACACTGCGGTTTTTCGCAGCAGTATGTTCATTATCAAAACTTTCATCAGCTTTTACCCCGCATCAACATTTCAAAAGCAATAAGCATACAGTAAAATTGAAATAGAAACAATATTTTTATGGCATGCCACAACCAGCTATCACCCGAAAGATAAAACCCTTTCAGCTTGTAGCGCTTATTTTCTTCACGGTGTCCGGTGGCCCATACGGTCTCGAGCCGCTTTTAACCTATGCCGGCGAGCATGCTGCTTATTTAATATTGCTTGTAGTGCCATTTTTGTGGGATGTGCCTGCCATTTTTGTGGTAATAGAATTAAACAGCATGATGCCCATTACCGGCGGCTATTACAAATGGGTGAAGCATGCATTGGGTACACGCTGGGGCTTTTACGAAGGCTGGTGGACCTGGATATACACCTTTGTAGACCTGGCCATTTATCCTGTGCTATTTGTAACCTACGCCTCTTTCTTCTTCCCGGGGATAGAGGAATACCGAATAGCGGTTTGTATTATAATTGTATGGCTATCTGCCGGGTTAAATATATTGGGCATTGTACCGGTGGGTAAGGTATCGTTGTTTTTAGGCGCAGCGGTTTTATCGCCCTTAATTATATTATTTGTATTGGCTATTTACAAACATGCCGGGCATATGGCCATACCTGCACAAACATTGCGTGGGGTATCGTTCCCTTCGTTAGGCATGGCTTTATACACTATTATGTGGAACTGCCTGGGTTGGGATAATATAACTACTTATGCCGAGGAGGTAGAGAAACCAATTAAATCGTACCTGCGGTCAACCTTTATTGCTTTTGCATTGGTGATGGTGGTTTATTTCCTGGCAATTT from Inquilinus sp. KBS0705 encodes:
- a CDS encoding OmpA family protein; the protein is MIKKLTGLFLLTIAMLSVYAQDAYLPVNLGPKINTRYAELAPVISADGREIYFLREMFRKQANDEVQSLWYAKQDDKGEWTLARYMAAPFNNGLTHSAVTNISPDNNTIMIKGYFKNGQRITGTGYSFVSRSLTGWKTPVGIDIDGFTDMVKGKYIGSFLTPDGKALLFYFSEVKDAADNDLYISFKKVDGSFSRPVPIKALNTADDEISPFVASDNKTLYFSSSRPGGLGSNDIYKTTRLDDTWQKWTEPVNLGPSVNSESFESYFSLDARGDYAYMISAKAGGQGLGDIVRIKLNDNIKPLPVVFVKGRVLNKKTLEPIEAAIIYEDLANGNNEGIAISDPATGAYQIVLPYGKNYGFNSSQENFIPIADNLDLLKAGEYKEITRDLYMVPIEKGQVVRINNIFFEFGKADLKPESFPDLNRLVALLQAKPKLEIELGGHTDNVGSDDANNKLSAARAMAVVKYLTTKGIIQGRLKASGYGKSRPVTTNDTEEGRAQNRRVEFTILNY
- a CDS encoding APC family permease, encoding MPQPAITRKIKPFQLVALIFFTVSGGPYGLEPLLTYAGEHAAYLILLVVPFLWDVPAIFVVIELNSMMPITGGYYKWVKHALGTRWGFYEGWWTWIYTFVDLAIYPVLFVTYASFFFPGIEEYRIAVCIIIVWLSAGLNILGIVPVGKVSLFLGAAVLSPLIILFVLAIYKHAGHMAIPAQTLRGVSFPSLGMALYTIMWNCLGWDNITTYAEEVEKPIKSYLRSTFIAFALVMVVYFLAIFVAQQSGISHQLFNEGGFPALGELVSGRWLGAILAAGGMASSLGIYAAVLLSVSRVPKAMADDGLLPKRINMLHSRYQTPYISIILCSAVVSFMILWPFAELLIIDVTVYGAGLSLEYISLIVLRIKQPHAIRPFKIPLNVFGLCMLILLPYSMYFIALAGAFSAETRSIQAALFAIGTLLTAELMWRMIIWRKPHFKES